The sequence caaggggAAGGTGGAAGGGGCTGAAATGGGATTGAGCTTAACCTGCAGTTTTCCAATGTCTGACTGTGGCTCTTAGTGCTGGAACAAATCTCTCAACAAAACTATCTCCTCTAGATCactgtaaaaatgtgaaatttggATATGGCTAAGCTAGCGGACGTTAGCTTTTCCGATGGTCCCTGAATGCATTATAATATGTGATataaagtgaatgaatgaatgaacgtgATTTGTAGTTTAAAGTGCTTTAAATGttcattaagactagaaaaacaGCTATATAAATGCATTACATTTCTAACAATTGATGTATTACCATATCATTCTGTTCTTTtgtcagagtttggtggatttggttCAGTAAGTGGAAAAATAGAGATCGAGATCAAAATCAACCACGAAGGAGAGGTGAACCGAGCCCGCTACATGCCCCAGAACCCCTTCATCATTGCCACCAAGACTCCATCGTGTGATGTTTTGGTCTTTGACTACACGAAGCACCCGCCTAAGCCAGGTTTGAGCTATGCTGGGATGATGTTCTTATGACCATTGCTTCAGAGTGTTTTAGTCAATTGCATATCATTAGGTGAAGGCTGAATGTATTTCTGCCTTTCAGATCCCAGTGGAGAATGTAATCCAGACATGAGACTGAAAGGCCACCAGAAAGAAGGGTATGGTCTTTCTTGGAATCCCAACCTCAGCGGCAACCTTCTCAGTGCCTCCGATGACCATGTAAGTGAAGAGAACTAACACCTACCAGTTTATTAGTTTTAGTTAGTTATCCAGAGTAGGTAGCAACATGAGCAGTTCCAGTTCCACTGAGGCCAAGGTGATGTCTTGTTAAGTCTTCATAAGCTGCGATTCTGGGTTTTTGCCCTTTTTACACTCAACAGATAGAAATAGCTAAATCAACCAAAGTTCAAGTTGCAAAATTGGTTGTGATGATAAATTGTGGCATTGACCAGTTTATAACAGATCAATGCAAGCAAGAGGATGTACAAAACATAAACTTACACTGTGCTCTCCTTTCATTCTTCACCAGACCATCTGTCTATGGGACATCGGTGCTGGCCCCAAGGAAGGGAAGGTTGTCGATGCCAAAACCATCTTCACAGGCCACACAGCAGTGGTGGAAGATGTTTCCTGGCATTTGCTCCATGAATCCCTGTTTGGCTCAGTGGCCGACGACCAGAAGCTCATGATGTAAGAGGTTAATGTTAATGGTCTGGTTATGTATTATTTCCTACGAAATACAATcactgagcactttattaggtaATTCCTCCCTTTGCTCTCAAAACAACTTAGGTTCCTTGTCAAATGGATCAGTATCCACAAGATGCAAGAAACTTTCCTCTGACATTCATGTTGACGTGACATCATATAATTTTGTAGAGTTGTCAAGTGCACATTCATGCTGCTGATCGTTTGTTCTACCACATCACAACGATTATACTGATTTCACATCTGGTGGCTGTGGAGGTTCATGAAACCACTTTGACACATTTACGTTGTGTCATAGAGCATTATCAGCTAAAGGAAACCATTGGAGGATGAAAACCTGTGCCTATGAGGGGTTGAATATACATGGTCAGCAACAATATCCAGATAGTGTGACATTCAAAccatgattgatttattgatattaGACCCAAAGTGAGTCAAACAATGAACACCACCAGTAGCCTGGACTGGTGACAAAAGGTAAGTTGTCTGGATTCATGCTGTTGACTCCAGATTGTGACTCTACCATCTGAAATCCAGTCTCATCAGACCAGGCTAGGTTTTTTAGTTTTCAACTGTCCAGtgttgatgagtgtgtgtcactgcagcctcacTCTTCTGTTGTTGGCTGACAGGAGAGGAACCTGCTGTTGTTAGAAACATCCACCACAAAGTGTTTGAATGGCTATCTGAGTGACTTTAGCCTTTCTGACAGGTCAAATAAGGTGGACCATTCTCCTCTGACATCTCTCATCAACCCAGAACTGCTGCTCAATGGAGTTATGTTTTTCGCTCCATGCTGAgtaaataatactaatactaattgTTCTGTCTGAAGATCTCAGGAGATCAGTTTCTCACTGGTCTCAACTTTATGAATAAGCAGGTGTGCAGCTGATTGTATTAAAATGCTCATTGAGTGTATGCTATGCCCTTGCCTCCTCCTTACCCTTCTTTATCCTCCACCAGATGGGACACACGGTCCAATAACACATCCAAAGCCAGCCACGCGGTAGATGCGCACACTGCTGAAGTCAACTGTCTGAGCTTCAACCCGTACAGCGAGTTCATTCTTGCCACTGGTTCTGCTGATAAGGTACAGAAAAAGCAAAAACCCATTTGGATTGTGCCAGGTTCAGGCTGACATCAATGACTTAGGAGAAATGTAAGGCAAATCTTCCTTTGTTTTTCAGACTGTTGCACTGTGGGATCTCAGGAACCTCAAACTGAAGCTACACTCCTTTGAGTCCCACAAAGATGAAATCTTCCAGGTAACCTCAACTGCTTTCTTTTGCAAACACAATCTAAGTTAAATTGTATCATTCATAGTCCACACTGTATGACTTATCACAGTTTCACTTAGTGCAGCTCTTCTTTTCAACAGTTTCTTGAACAAAAAATAACCAAGGaatcaaactaaaacatgtCTTTATAAACAGCACTTATCATAGAAGCTTAGTGCAGCACAGCAGAGGTACAACTAGAACGTCACTAAGGATTCATATTTACTAAATAGAAAATTAAACAAGGCTCTCAGAGTAAAGACCTCCATCAATTAGGTGTATATGAGACGCTTGTGTTTAGTCTGCTTTAGTGCTGTATCATGGTGTGCAGGCTGATGATCCTCACTTTGAGATGCATCACTTGTTTAAAACTGTAGTGTTGTGAAGTATTTTTTCCATATATGGGatgaaatgcaaatgaaaagatTGATAATGTATTATTGTAGCTGAGTATTACATTAACCTGCTGTCAATTAACTATCCCACTCATTAGGTACAATGGTCTCCTCACAATGAGACCATCTTGGCCTCCAGTGGCACCGACCGGCGTCTCAACGTCTGGGATCTCAGGTAAAAACctcaatgtgtgtctgtgtatatataaaaattAATCTTGACATAGACACTGATCACACAATGTGTTGAATATTAGCTTTATTAAATTAGAAATATGGCACTAAGAGTTAATTAAAGAGAAACTGTTGTTTTCTAGTAAAATTGGGGAGGAGCAGTCGGCAGAAGATGCAGAGGATGGCCCGCCAGAACTGCTGGTAAGTAATGTCCCAACAAGCAAGATAACTGGGATTTCCATCTCTCACTCATCGTCAGGTCCTTTTTCTAACAGGGACCAAAGAATTGTCCACTTGCACAGATATCTGTGCAAGTAATGTAAATATGGTGTTTGTCAGGCTGCCCCTGCACAGTAATGAAACAACACATCACTGATTGTTTGTAAATAGTATGAGGTTAAATAGCTCCACAGATGTTATTGGTCTGTGGGTTCCCTCTCAAGTGAACCAATTTACCTCTAGGTTATTAACGTGTCTGTCATTTAATCTTTTATCCACCAGTTCATCCACGGAGGCCACACCGCCAAGATCTCCGACTTCTCCTGGAACCCCAACGAACCCTGGGTTATTTGCTCTGTGTCCGAAGACAACATCATGCAAGTCTGGCAGATGGtgagtgctgctgctctcacatGAGCCTCACACACAGTCTCGTTCTGAGATTTCCTCAACACTTCTTGATGTTTTCACCTTTAAAAGACTAAAGGTCTTGCAATAACaaggcagggaggaggagccaggAGGCTCAACACTTTAGATGTGAATTGTTGATTTTCATTCATGATTGCCTTTTAATACATCATTCAGCAGCTCTACATGAATTGGACTAGTTAGAAATAAATACTTGTTTTTACCTGCAGCTCTGAGAACTGTTTTCTTAGACATTAAAATTGTTTTAGGATTGTTTGGAAAGAAACTTATCCACCAAGTGTTGTTGCAGAACCATCACTGTGAGCCACATTATTGATGTTG comes from Platichthys flesus chromosome 1, fPlaFle2.1, whole genome shotgun sequence and encodes:
- the LOC133956028 gene encoding histone-binding protein RBBP7 isoform X1, whose product is MADKEVYDDAVEERVINEEYKIWKKNTPFLYDLVMTHALEWPSLTVQWLPDVRRPEGKDYAVHRLVLGTHTSDEQNHLVIASVQVPNDDAQLDASHYDSEKGAEFGGFGSVSGKIEIEIKINHEGEVNRARYMPQNPFIIATKTPSCDVLVFDYTKHPPKPDPSGECNPDMRLKGHQKEGYGLSWNPNLSGNLLSASDDHTICLWDIGAGPKEGKVVDAKTIFTGHTAVVEDVSWHLLHESLFGSVADDQKLMIWDTRSNNTSKASHAVDAHTAEVNCLSFNPYSEFILATGSADKTVALWDLRNLKLKLHSFESHKDEIFQVQWSPHNETILASSGTDRRLNVWDLSKIGEEQSAEDAEDGPPELLFIHGGHTAKISDFSWNPNEPWVICSVSEDNIMQVWQMAENIYNDEEPDNTPASELEAQGS
- the LOC133956028 gene encoding histone-binding protein RBBP7 isoform X2; the encoded protein is MADKEVYDDAVEERVINEEYKIWKKNTPFLYDLVMTHALEWPSLTVQWLPDVRRPEGKDYAVHRLVLGTHTSDEQNHLVIASVQVPNDDAQLDASHYDSEKGEFGGFGSVSGKIEIEIKINHEGEVNRARYMPQNPFIIATKTPSCDVLVFDYTKHPPKPDPSGECNPDMRLKGHQKEGYGLSWNPNLSGNLLSASDDHTICLWDIGAGPKEGKVVDAKTIFTGHTAVVEDVSWHLLHESLFGSVADDQKLMIWDTRSNNTSKASHAVDAHTAEVNCLSFNPYSEFILATGSADKTVALWDLRNLKLKLHSFESHKDEIFQVQWSPHNETILASSGTDRRLNVWDLSKIGEEQSAEDAEDGPPELLFIHGGHTAKISDFSWNPNEPWVICSVSEDNIMQVWQMAENIYNDEEPDNTPASELEAQGS